A window of Eucalyptus grandis isolate ANBG69807.140 chromosome 4, ASM1654582v1, whole genome shotgun sequence genomic DNA:
CACACAAAATCCAACACTTTCCCTGCAACCTCAAGATTATCACCAAACAAATACCAACCTTGGCAGTTCAACGGCAATAGCTCAGCGACTGCTAATATCATTTATTTAACCGGGAAACAGTCGAGATGTTCGTCCTTCACATACACGAAAAGTCTCGACTTGTTGGCCTCGGTTGCGCTCCAGTCATCTGGAGCATGACAAATTCTGCTGGCGCTCAATCCAACGGGTCGATGTTGACAGGTTTTAAATCGGACAGCCGACGACAgacaaagcaaaaaaagaaaatttccctTGCCCAAGCTCACAGAACTATAAATCGAGGCCAGCTCTTAGCAGCTTTCTTAGGGTACTTCATGATCTCGCCTTGGCTTCCGGGAGGACGTCACTGGGATTTATACAGAGCGTTGCAAAACGACTAAAGGGGTCTCGGAGGTAATTAATCCCGAGACATCCACATATAACCCAAGGAACGATTGCAAGCCCAATGGTTCTGGTCAAAACTAAATACGTACCAGAAGCAAAGGCTAGCACCATCCCGAACATTGCAATGTAAATGCAAGCTGCGGCATCGACGGTGAATCTCACCTTGCGACGATCGCTCAACGCAAAAGTATCAAATTGTAAGAACAATGCCAAGGTGGAGAAACTGAACGCTATAGTGTTAGTTATCACAAATGTTTTGAAAGCCGCCCTGCCAGCAAGAGTCGCCATTCCTTGGTTGGGTCCGTCATTGATATTGCCTCCTGGTAAAGCGAAGGCCGCGGCAAAGGTCGCTGTAGCTATGAATGCTGCCACTAGTAGTTCAAGGTCGATAATGCTTTTCAATGATGAATTGCTTCCCGTGGTTATAGACGCAGCTGATTGACCCTCCAAAAATTGCTTGTCTaacgtctttttcttttccacagcAAAGTCTTGTATATTCGGGAATCTACAAGATTCTCGCAATGCACGAAAAACTCGAAAATTTCGGTACGTTACCTGAAGATGTACAGAAAGTATCAATTAAACTGCGGTTATCCTGGCAAAGACCCTCACTTTATTCGCTCAAAATCCATCtataacaaataaaatttcCGGCCAAGTcgtaaaatattatttttcaatcaattcatcTCCTTTAGATGAGGTAGCCGGATGAAACCAGCAAATAGAGTTTCCTGGGGTAAATAATCACATTTTCGGGTATGCCATAGCTAAATGAAATTATCTAGGAATTGTTTGAAGCCCTTTTCTCAAATTGCGTAGAGTGCAGGTTGTCTCTTTTATCTCGAAACTTATTTGGTAGGGGGCAGAAATAAAACATAAGGATTTTGGTTAACATTGTACAAACCATTCTGCTTCTCTTATATGAATAGGGCAGAATGGTTGTTTCAAAGTCAGAAGGCGCGAATAAACTTTTGGATTGAGGTCCTCTAAAGTTACGGCTAACTATACAAGATAGTCATTGTCATCTCGGCCGAGGGCCATTAAACAGGCCgatttattctccatttttcttttctttcttctttccccctttAGCTTATCCCCTAACCTAAGAAGCTCCCAATCCTTAAAATTTTGCATTGGTTTCAAGATAAACAGGTCCCACATTCTGCAtaattttaataaaacaaaatagtCGACCTTTAAATTGCTTTGtactatttttattataagCAGTTATCTGTTGGCTATTAATactatatttgttttttctattaGGTTGTTTGTTTACACGTGAAATGAGTATCACCAGGGCCACAGTTTCCAATAGATATTGAAGAAATTACTCCACGAGTGAACAAATTGGGCTCTTGTAGTGTTCAAGCATGCATACCTCCTCCTTCTGATCATATAAAATGTCAACAGCGGTCAAATGATCCTTATTTGTGGCAAAATGGTCCACCTTCTTGTCTCTTGCAAGTGTCAACGCGCTTTCGTATTTTCTAAGACGCATAGCCAAATGCAAAGCTGTGTTTCCATCAGTGTCTTTTTCGTTGATAAGGTCCTCCAGGTTTGGCATCCTTAGTATGTGCTTGACTACCTTTACTTTTCCTCCGATAACAGCCGCATGAAGAGCTGTTTGCCTTTTATAGTTCATTATGTCCCAAGCATCAGGACAGGATGTAACAAGCTTGTCAATGACATCGATGTTGCCTTGAAACGCTGCAATGTGAAGAGCTGAATCCCCCTCTTTGTCTAAGTCGTATGCAACAGAAGTATCATGTTGCAAGAGCAGTTGAACTGCATGAACTTTGCCAAAGTAAGCGAAATATGAAGAGGAGTGCACCCTATATCATCTTTTCTCTGATCAGTTCTGGTCTCTTCTCCAAGATTTTCTTGAAACCTTTGCAAATACAATAGGAATATGTCATGACTTAGATCGTTTTTAGCATTTCGACATTGATATCTTAACATTGCATTTCATCCCATTTAgctttcccctttttctccaGTCTTGGGAGGAATATGTCATGGTTATTATGAAGGTTCTCTATTGATCTTGTGTAACACATGTAGAATCTAACTACCTTGAATCTAGCATAATGCAGGAACTCCTAAAGTTTTTAATTGATAAGTGAATTTGTCGGAAATTCATAAAGTTGGAAACGCTATTCTGTAAAATGATTGGCATCGTAGTAAGAAATCTTAGTCTTTTATTCTAGCCTTAGACAGAGCAGATGCCTTGCTGAATAAGGCTAGAATAAAATACTAAGGTTTTTTTACTCGATGCCAATCATTTTACGGGAATATCGTGTCCAactcaattttataaaaaaaattaaattaaatgaggaCTTAGTACCTTCTACATTTTCCAATGGTAAAGTCATTTTACCCTCCTTTTTCCAAGTCATCATAATTTTCCCTTGGGGGTGAAAAAAAGTTTTGCatcgattttttggaaatatattgCAATGTGCCCTATCATCAATTGTAAACTGAAAAGCAAGTAATCATAAGGAGAAAATGacgaaaataaagaagaatacaaaaaaaaaaaaagaaaaataaaaaaaataaaacgaactggatgagagaggaaaggaaagacGTTGGGGTATGATGGAGATGGTGGTTGCTACAACTGCCACCACAGGAGGGTTTGATGATGGTGGTGCCTGGAGAACAAGATCCACAAAaatgtgaagaaagaaattaagtACAAGCGAAATATGCACTCCGTATCACAGTGTTTTTAAGCATAACGTCCCTTATGTGGCCGGTCAAATGTGCTgtcctttttgtttttaatcttttctttcccGGCGGGTGTCAGTCTCCTTCTACCTCTTTATCTTTCCAAGCCTCTAGTGTCCCTCTCTATTCcctcttttccatttttggctTCCGACACGCCATTGGAGCAAGTATAGACTCTAGAAGGAGCATTGATGGAAGAGAGGGTGGGCCCAAGGTTCCAGAACTTTGATGAGAAGTCGAGGTAGAGAAGGCATTGCACTCTAGCTGGCAAAGGCATTCAcggaagcaaaggaaaaagggcCACCAAACAACATTTATCATTTGCTAGTTCCTATGATCAGATAACTGAGGAATCAGCCGCTGAAGCAGCTCGCAAACGCAGAGTTGAACGACCATGACCCGGATCGAACTTGCAGGACACTGACTTACCGTCCTCAAACAAGACGATGTCTACAATTTGATCACCAATCGTCCCCTCACTGGATCTTGGCTCCAGGACTCCTCACTCGTCCTCTCCCATTGGCTCTCCATCGAAAGTCACTTCCTATTGTTCCCTCTAACCGGCAAGAGCGTCATCGAGTTCAGCCCTGAATCCGCGGGCATCCTGGGGTTCACAGCGGGTTGGCTTGGGGGCCAGCCGTGTTGTCCTCAATGACGTCGCGCCAACGTCGGTGAGAGAAAAATGGGAGAGAAAAACAAGACACGAGGCATGAAAGGCATGAAAGGCATgtctgaagaagaaaaaaatggaaaaaaaggaatagagaGGGTCACTGTAGGTGCTAAGACACTAAAGGCCGAAAAGATACGAAGAAGGAAAGCGGGACCtacggagaaagaaaaagagggattCCACATTTGaccatataaaaaattaaacaaaggaGAGTAATGCTAAAAGGTCAGTCACATCAGGGGCGATATGATGAAAACACTATAATAAGGATTAAAAAATCGCAGCCCATAAGTGAATATTTTTACTATTATATTTACAAAGTACTAGCGTAGAAGGGGGCACGCTGCTACCACCAGCAGTCTCGCCAAAGGGAAGTCTCGCGCTAGAGAGAGAACTTCGGTTACTTCGGTTATCATTTGTTTAAGTGGGTTTAGAATATTGTGATACTTACCTGGAAGTGGACAGCGCACCGCAGCATGCAGAGCTGTCAGTCCTTTAGGGCCCTTATGAGAGGATGGCGACGAGGAAGCACATAAAATCAGCTCAATGATATCCGAAAAACTCTGATCTACTGCGAGATAAAGTGGGGACTCATCAGCAGCATTAGTAATATCACATAGTTGAGGATCTTCTTCAATAAGCAATTCCACGACCCCCTTGCAACGTCCTCTTATTGCAAAGTGCAACAAGGTATCCTCATCTGAATTCGGTATCCTAAGTAGCTCTTTGTATGCATCAGGTTGATGTATTGCTTTCGCCCGATCGATAAAAACTCGAACCATTTCATGGCTTCCTAGTTGAGTAGCAACATGTAAGGGAGTGTCCCCTTTGCAGTTACCTTGCCAAAGAAGGGAAGATCTTGATAGATCTTGAAGAAATTCTTGGATGAAATTTGCCTGCCCGAATTGAGCCGCAACGTGAAGAACATTGTTCCCCTTTGGCGTTGTTTGGTGGAGAAGGTCCTctccattttccaaaattattctcatcagGGAATGAAATTCTCCTGACTTTGCAGCCCCATACACTTCAGGATGCATACCCAGTCTCTCTTTCATTCTCAAGACACGCAATAGTTGCAAGTGAACTTATCAATATAAGCAATGAGTTCAAGTGGGAGGAATTTCTTTGAGTTTTTCAAGAGGATTGgtgaaaagggaaaatgctGGAGAGGAAATTTAGTTGGGCTTCCTAGGAGTACTAAAATGGAGACATTTATATGCATATGGTGGTTCTTCAATTGTTTCtatgaaattgaaataaatttagcaGGTTTAAAGAATAGTTTCCAAAAAGTCTAATTGGTATGCGTTTTGGACTTCCTGATTTTACATAAACGATAATAAGTGGGGCAACTCTTGTTAGAAGGAAGGAGGACAATTACAAActgaaaataataatgataaataaattatataagcATGAAATTGAGTTAACGGACTGCTTTCCACTTTTTATCAAAATCAGAACATCCTTCTAGAAGAATCGGATATGATTTAACTTGTTTATTAAAGTAATAATATTCGTTCACTTTGAGctgtaatttcttttcttttctttttttatgacttGAATCGGATCTGATTCAACttatttattaaagaaatgattttcGTGGGCCCACTTTTAGCCgtagatttcttcttcttcttttttattttatttgttcatcGACAAGTCCTTTGCTCTTTTTAGTCTTTACGGTCCAAGTTCGTCGTGAGTCATGCCATTCTCGTCATGGGGCACGTGATGGACCCTACTTAAGCCTGGTCCCACTCGAAGATTTACATACGTAAATTATTATGGAGCACGAACTTAGGTAAAATTCAACCAATAAAAAACTTACATAAAAATTAGTTGACGACCAATTTGAGCTCATCCAATAATCACCTCTACTTCTATGATCCATTGGCAAAAGTTGGAGCTCATAATGATATGTTTTCTATTGTAATGTTTGCACAATATTctataacaaataaaaatctatcaaAAACTTATGATCGTTCACTGACTATCTATCATTTTTAATATGTGAAAGAGAGACACGACAAAAgcttaaatttaaataaataaataaaagagaaggcaGGGCCGAAGTTGTTCTACTTTTTTAGCAAGGGCCATTGAACCTTATCGCAGGCCCTCATCTGCGTCACACACAATGGTCTTCATTGTGAAATAATATGTAGAACTAAATTTTTAAGACTATTTTCTCATATTCAGGACTTGTACCTTCATAGAACATTAACCTCAATTATGTCTGCGAATTGGCAATTAGTGTCCTACCAGAATCCCATCGACATTATGTGTATGTAGATCTGAATTCTTTGTTAACAGCAAAACTGCTTTGGCAATgggttattttttctttctttaactcaACCCTTTTTTTATGTATGTTGGCCTAGGCTTTGCTCCCACATTGGTgccatgaataattttttatttgttcattagAAAGTGGACTTATTTTTGTTGATAGACTCTTTCCACTGTCTCTGACTTTGTAAGAAATAGGAAACGGCTCATGGGACTCATGGACTATGTCATTTCTAGAGCAGGTAATTTCTCATACGACTATTGCttgttatttttaatgatttgcatCTGATGTCCGTGACAATCTGTTATGTTCCTTGCCTTCCAAACTGCCGTTGCTTGTGCGAAGGCGTTGACAGTTGCTGGTGAGATATATAGTCTTGTGGTACCTGAAGTGTATCTATAAGTCTACACAAATGCTTTTGAAAGCTTAAAAACTGAAAGTTATAGTAGCCATTATTTACCTAAAAACATGGGGTTTAGATGCTGCAATGGTCAGCTCTTTATAATTATTCTGTGCCCTTCCATGTTATTCTCCAGTAATTCTTGGGTAACATAACCAGCATACTAAATTAATGTAGTACATCGACAAAACATTTAGCTCAATAAGTGGCAAATGGATAAATGACAATGCTGTAATCCATGTATTCTTACTGTTGTCTTTGTCCTGTTGCCGTTTACCTAGTTTCTCATGTTCGTGGTTAGAGTTAT
This region includes:
- the LOC120292583 gene encoding serine/threonine-protein phosphatase 6 regulatory ankyrin repeat subunit B-like; the encoded protein is MHPEVYGAAKSGEFHSLMRIILENGEDLLHQTTPKGNNVLHVAAQFGQANFIQEFLQDLSRSSLLWQGNCKGDTPLHVATQLGSHEMVRVFIDRAKAIHQPDAYKELLRIPNSDEDTLLHFAIRGRCKGVVELLIEEDPQLCDITNAADESPLYLAVDQSFSDIIELILCASSSPSSHKGPKGLTALHAAVRCPLPVQLLLQHDTSVAYDLDKEGDSALHIAAFQGNIDVIDKLVTSCPDAWDIMNYKRQTALHAAVIGGKVKVVKHILRMPNLEDLINEKDTDGNTALHLAMRLRKYESALTLARDKKVDHFATNKDHLTAVDILYDQKEEVTYRNFRVFRALRESCRFPNIQDFAVEKKKTLDKQFLEGQSAASITTGSNSSLKSIIDLELLVAAFIATATFAAAFALPGGNINDGPNQGMATLAGRAAFKTFVITNTIAFSFSTLALFLQFDTFALSDRRKVRFTVDAAACIYIAMFGMVLAFASGTYLVLTRTIGLAIVPWVICGCLGINYLRDPFSRFATLCINPSDVLPEAKARS